Genomic window (Lycium barbarum isolate Lr01 chromosome 2, ASM1917538v2, whole genome shotgun sequence):
TGTCCCATTTTTTACATCATTTCAAGTTCTCGTAATTTCAACGATgtgttttttcttattttctttgttGTATCTCTTATTTCCCTCATTTTGgttacttttatttttattatttttgtttgATTTCTGCTACTTAATATCGCAGAGTAACATGGATGATCAAAGTAGCATATGGAATCCAATTAGTGATGAATATTTCACACTTAAAGATTTGTGGGATTGCTATGAAGAATGGAGTGCATATGGTGTTGGTGCTCCTATTTGTCTGAAAAATGATGATGAGACTGTTACTCAATATTATGCTCCTTACTTATCTGCAATCCAAATTTACACAGTCAGACCACCTTCCTCACTAATAAGGTATGAAAATAAATTTATTTCTCTTTTCCTGTTTTCCTTCTAGTAAGGCAAATACAAAGGCTTGTATCCACAAAAAGTCTTAGAATTTTTTATGGTAACACGTTGCTCTTAAAACTTTCAACTTCTTGTGTTTTGCATCTTTAGCGTATGTTTTTGCAATTTACACCTGATTCTTTTAATTTTTCTTGCACTTTAGCCCCTAATTTCATCAGTTTTTcaagttattattttttaaaagagaattaATTGCAACTCCGTACTAAGAGAAATTTAACCTTTTTTTTCAACTTTATCCCTTATAATTGTACGATGGCAAACATTATAATTAGTGGGTCCTATTCTCTATACATATAGATTTacttttattttcttcacttacTTATATAAAGTTTGAGCAAAATATTTTGGATTTTATCGAACCTGTAGCATCTAATTTAAATCTGTGAGTAATGACTCTAATGTGAATTGCAACCTAATATCTTACATGTACGTTGTAATACCTTAATTAAGGATGCAAAAAATGAAtaaggaaaaatgaaaaagttGGTTTTATAGCCATATAcaaatgttaattttattatatGATTCTTTCCATAAGAGTTGAATGAGAAATCGATACATAAAATATATAATATCTTTTTAGAATTAGTTTTTCTATTCAAAATATAACTGACTGGTCACAAGAAATAATCATTTAATTTCCTCCCTGCAAACAAACTATTAAGTATTCCTTTTCCTCTATTCTTTTTCCTTCTGGACGCCATTTCCGTTTCTCACTCCTTTtttttcaggttttttttttttttttttttttttttaatttttaaactcctTTCTGCACTTTGGTtgactttctttctttttttttttttttccctccaaaTTTGATACTCcttctgttccaatttatgtgagacagtttcctttttagtttattcTAAAAATTGATATTTATAAATGATTTAACTTAAAACTCCTCTTTTATCATTAATAAGATGATCTACAGCTACATAAATATCTATGACTTTTTTTAGACTATAAGTTTCGCAAGTCTtcctttttttcttaaattccCTGCCTattcaaactatatcacataaattaggacgaaATGAATAGTATACGGCTTGCTTCCCCGGGATGGTCACCATGGTCCATTCTACCCTTTATTCAGTCCGTTAGAGTGTCCATATCGGCGGAAAGAATAGATATTTATCTCTTTATAAAGTTTTAGGCAATCGTCATATGTCGTGAGTTAACTTTTAACTGAGTTGAATTAGATACAAGGTCCATTATTCTATTAATTTCATAAAATTTTAAGTAAAATTTATACATGCAGACATACAAGAAAACACCATAGACCATTAGTTATGTAAAATTTATTTAAAATGTCTAAGAACTGTAAACATTGTTTGACTTCTCAAATAGCACGGCGTCACTCTTGCGATTGAGAAGTATCATTATGGATATACAGAGGCATTAGTTGACTCTGGTAAAAGCATGGGATATATCGGTTCGTCCTAATAGTGAGTTCCTTTTAGAGTTGTAAACACAATCTCTAGCCTGACGATTGATAGTTCGGGCAGTGGATTGGAAGGCAGTTATAAGGGATTGAAAGcgtgtaattaaaaaaaaattcagatcACATGTTTTTCTCATTGAGAGAAATgaataaacatgaaataaaaaAGAATCAAATTGCATAATCTTTGTAATAGGTAAATGGTACTATGATTTTGCGGCGACCTATTTTGGTAAGAAATCACCCGGATCTAGTCACTGCAACTCCCTTTGTGAGGAGGCAGAGGCGGATCTACTAGGGATCGAGGGAGTGTCATGGCACCTGCAAGCTTCGGTTGAAACGCTGTGTATATATGTCGAAGAAATAGATAATAACAACTCAAGTGCCAGCCGAAGTAGCAAATGAGGCAATGGTGCCACTGGCAATGGGGTTCAAATTCCACCCAAGCGGtagtttataatttttttttcttgaaacaaTATACACCATTACACGTGTACACGTATTCTATTTtctgtggttttttttttttccttttcctcttaTCCATCTACTCTTTCCTTAATGtagtttgtctttttttttttttttggtaattgatTTCTGACATTTTGTTTCTTCTTTGTTTAAAACTTCAAGTATAAAACAGAATTGAagattctttctttttttataactTAAACGTTGATCTCTTTCCGTAATGATGATGCTTGGCGTGATGCCATAACTGCTTGACAATGAAATTGAAAGTATCTATTGACGGTTGGTAGCTATTTTGTTCTTTCTCTCTGACTCACAAATTGGATTAAACTCTTGTTTGCACCAAGTTGTCCTCATAATCATATTTTTTTTCGTTTGATCAACTGTTTATATAAATTGAAAAGACGAATAACCAAATTGAAACCCTAACTTGACCAAATCGACAAAATGGTTGCCTTATTTAGATAGTATAAATAGCAATACGTACTATCAGAAAGTCTCTAATTTCCGATGGAATCCGTCAAAATTTGGCTCGTCGATAACGTTTTTGACGAATTTTCCACTGAAAATGCCTACTAACGAGCCAAAATTTCGACAGAACATCCATCGAATATTAACAATATTTTGATAGGAACTTTTACGTCAAAGTGGTGTGGCACCCGAAACCTCTAAATCCTAAATCCGCCTTTGTGAGGAGACACCCCTTCTTCACTTAGGATGCTATTTTGCCAAGTTCCTTGGAAAGAGTTGTGTTGCGCCCCTAGATATTCTCCACCAACCCGAATAAGCAGATAATGGGAAAAAAGGGCTAATGTGGAAAGGAGAATAGTTTATTTACTTATGTTTATGTGAGTAACACACTAACATTTTCATTATCACTTTAGTATGGAGTTTACTGACTTAaacaattattttattttattttaaaaatcgaTGTAGAAACTCATCTGGAGATCATGATGTGGATGTTGACATGGAATGTTGGAGTGATGCAAGTGACAACAGTGACAAGCTCTCGAGGTCTTTAAGTAACAACTCTGTTTCTGTAGATTCATGTTTTGAGCTCGAAACTCCAAGAGATCGTCTTGGCTATCTCTATTTTCAATTTTCTGAGACATGCTCTCCTTTTTGGAGGATTCCCTTTGCAGATAAGGTAAACACACACCACAATATTTAACTGATGTTCTAATTACTGTTGCAATATCACATCAATTGTACTGATCAATTAGACATTTGAATATTTTTTGTGGTTACACAGTTAATTCGTAAACATAGTTTATTGTCCACTTTTGACTATGTCTTAGAAAATAGTCACTGTCATGAAGTTTTAAATTTCATACGTCAAATTTTAGGACAATGGCATAGAGTTCCACCTGTGTAATTTGAAACTCTATGACAGTGGCTATTTTTCAACTACAAATACTGAAAAGTGGCTAGCCAAGAATTTTACCGCAATTATTCTATTTCATAATGATTATACatttaataaaagaaaaaggcaGCTTTAGACAGTCCCCCTCcaccctcatcatcaagaaaAGGATAGAGGTACTTGTGGTGGACGAAGTGGAGTGGAGGGTATAAAACAGATTGGGAGCAGTGATGTGGGATGCAATGTGGTGTTCATTTCACCAAAATGTCGGTGATACATGGGATCCGGTGTTAATTACATTCCTAATGGAGGAGAGGTATAATTGAGCCACTACTTGAGTAACAGCGGGGGTGTTATGCGGAAAGTACATATAACAGAGTATAGAACTGGTCCTTTCCGCATTGTTGAAGGGCAAacttgacccttttcccttaaagTTACTACGTACTAGTAACTTGTAAGGAGAATAATTCTCCAGAACTTAGAAATGGCCTACCTTAATATGGGATTTCTCTTTTTATACGAAAAACGCTAGTTTATTTCTTTCCATATACTTAAGATTTAGTAGATAGAGTTATTCAGTATCTATGCTGGTAAAAGATAACAAGTACTCAGTGACGCAGTTAAAATGTGTGCAAACTAACTTGAACATCATATAATTTAAACGCTTGTATTAAACAACTTTTGGTCAAAAATATCATTTTACAACTTTTTATGAAGCTAATATATTTTTGGGCTGCTATAGATCATTGAATTTGCTCAGACCTATCCTGGACTCGCGACACTAAAAAGCACTGATTTGTCTGCTGCAACTTGGATGGCTGTTGCTTGGTACATATTGCTCTTCTTAGCCTTAAGTTTTTCATTTGATAGCTTTGGTGAAAGATGATACATAAATGCTTTCTTTCTCATGTTTAGTCAGTTTATTTACATGTCTAAGTTATTTTCTTTACATCATTATTAGGTATCCAATCTACCATGTTCCCATGAAAGGAATTACTAAAAATGTTTCGGCAAGCTTTCTCACTTACCATACATTGTCATCATCTTTCCAAGGTATGTATTTTAATTGCTTACCTTGTTTTCTAAGTTTACCAATCAATATTCATTATAAAGTACTCTTACATATGTTTGCCCTTTACGCGGATATTGCGTAAATATTTTTTACACTGATTCTATCAGTACATAGAACCTAAACTCTTTATAtttaatttaagttatatacactgaTAATGTAAGACTTTTTCATTATCACTCTACTTTAATCGACAGTAGCAGGTTGTTTACCATTTTTTCTAGGTTACCACTCTATTTATTACAGAGATTTTTCCATAGTTGCCCCTATGCTAGTCTTTTTTTACTCATCATCTTACCTT
Coding sequences:
- the LOC132620341 gene encoding uncharacterized protein LOC132620341; this translates as MGMPPFSLDFLSTKMGMPPFSLDFLSTKRSNLQSFLQSVTPIVPSKPLPKSNMDDQSSIWNPISDEYFTLKDLWDCYEEWSAYGVGAPICLKNDDETVTQYYAPYLSAIQIYTVRPPSSLIRNSSGDHDVDVDMECWSDASDNSDKLSRSLSNNSVSVDSCFELETPRDRLGYLYFQFSETCSPFWRIPFADKIIEFAQTYPGLATLKSTDLSAATWMAVAWYPIYHVPMKGITKNVSASFLTYHTLSSSFQDAAEENFDNETGKEKKGERGIRLSPFGLAAYKMQNDVWLNTDTYEDYEKLSDLQSAADSWLKQLSFQHHDFNFFTSHANMELGFSL